The Lewinellaceae bacterium genome has a segment encoding these proteins:
- a CDS encoding rhodanese-like domain-containing protein, translating to MPDRSLSNIRRLTIALTLFTLVIVVGLLTIGKQKFRYKISNEEMLTQILKADYMVSPEAAKQILSQNDGKVKFVDLRNKYDFNIGHLENALNIPTHKLLEDENLDLFKDPSITYVLYGADHLAANGPWMVMRKLGFNNFKVLEGGYKGQMADAVMATGDKAIYDYNNILVEAQKEISELQKAGEAAPDAPKPVKKKVTILPKKVAKPVEEEGC from the coding sequence ATGCCAGACAGATCGCTTTCCAACATACGCAGACTGACAATAGCCTTAACCCTTTTTACTCTCGTTATTGTCGTCGGTTTACTGACCATCGGTAAACAGAAATTCAGATATAAAATCAGCAATGAAGAAATGCTCACGCAAATCCTCAAGGCTGACTATATGGTGAGCCCCGAAGCCGCTAAACAAATTCTCAGCCAAAATGACGGCAAGGTCAAGTTTGTGGACCTCCGCAATAAATACGATTTTAATATCGGCCACCTCGAAAATGCATTAAACATTCCGACCCACAAATTGCTGGAGGATGAAAACCTCGACCTTTTTAAGGATCCATCGATCACCTATGTTCTCTATGGGGCAGACCACCTGGCGGCTAATGGCCCCTGGATGGTTATGCGTAAATTAGGGTTCAACAATTTTAAAGTACTCGAGGGCGGTTATAAAGGACAAATGGCCGATGCGGTCATGGCCACCGGCGATAAAGCCATTTACGATTATAACAATATCTTAGTTGAAGCTCAAAAGGAAATATCGGAACTTCAGAAAGCCGGAGAAGCAGCACCTGATGCCCCTAAACCGGTGAAGAAAAAAGTGACGATTCTTCCGAAGAAGGTGGCAAAGCCGGTAGAGGAAGAAGGGTGCTAG
- a CDS encoding rhodanese-like domain-containing protein, with protein MKNPFLIRKRYLFLMAVAIVLSGGLIFLPEQSNTKELPADKLMMELEDNTRFLTTDEVAELIINQDPTLLIIDLRSPEAYEKFSLEGALNIPFEKLFEKENKDYYNKGEMKKVFYGDTDEISEQAWVMLRRAEYRNIFVMKGGLTAWVETIMKPVKPDDQVSDTELDLYNTRMAARRYFAGGSVEIVPDILSDNQAPAENPEVKKKVKVLPKKVVKEAVQEEGC; from the coding sequence ATGAAAAATCCATTTCTTATCAGAAAAAGGTATTTGTTCCTAATGGCAGTGGCTATTGTCCTTTCCGGAGGGTTGATTTTTTTGCCGGAGCAATCCAATACCAAAGAATTGCCCGCAGATAAATTGATGATGGAGCTGGAAGATAATACAAGGTTTCTCACTACAGATGAAGTGGCCGAACTGATCATCAACCAGGATCCTACTTTATTGATCATTGATCTGAGAAGCCCTGAAGCTTATGAAAAGTTTTCCCTCGAAGGAGCCCTTAATATTCCTTTTGAAAAGTTGTTCGAGAAGGAAAATAAGGATTATTACAACAAAGGAGAGATGAAAAAAGTCTTTTACGGGGATACGGATGAGATCAGTGAGCAGGCGTGGGTCATGCTGCGTCGAGCTGAATATAGGAATATTTTTGTCATGAAGGGGGGATTGACAGCCTGGGTCGAGACGATCATGAAACCGGTCAAACCAGACGATCAGGTATCTGATACTGAACTCGATCTTTACAACACTAGAATGGCAGCACGCAGGTATTTTGCCGGGGGAAGCGTTGAAATCGTTCCTGATATTCTTTCAGACAACCAGGCGCCGGCGGAAAATCCTGAAGTGAAGAAAAAAGTAAAGGTTCTTCCCAAAAAAGTGGTAAAAGAAGCCGTCCAGGAAGAGGGCTGCTGA
- the nrfD gene encoding polysulfide reductase NrfD — translation MNEELIISGRNIPGVDPSLHIWHWPISLYLFLGGLSAGILFFAAYYAIRGKQDEMPTAVKWATFIVPFALVVGLAALIYDLKHPLYSWRLYTTIRFESPMSWGAWTLMAITPLSILWSASFLSELFPKWDWKFDILKKAEALVIKYRVTLAWVMIVFSVILGIYTGILLSAFNARPLWNNAILGPLFLTSGLSTGAATIMWMAKTHLERDAFRKIDLLLITIELFFIVHLFMGFLAGPEVQQEAAQLFLGGEYTVPFWIFVVFLGLVFPGVLEIMEIRGYKIPVALPAILILIGGLVFRFIMVDAGQLTRYLY, via the coding sequence ATGAATGAAGAACTTATCATCAGTGGTAGAAATATTCCAGGGGTAGATCCGAGTTTACACATTTGGCACTGGCCGATTTCGTTATACTTGTTCCTGGGAGGGCTTTCGGCCGGAATTTTGTTTTTCGCGGCTTATTATGCCATTCGCGGAAAACAGGATGAGATGCCGACGGCGGTTAAGTGGGCAACATTTATCGTTCCCTTTGCCTTAGTGGTTGGACTGGCGGCCCTGATCTACGATTTGAAACATCCTTTGTACTCCTGGCGCCTGTACACGACCATACGGTTCGAATCCCCGATGTCATGGGGGGCATGGACATTGATGGCCATCACACCGTTGTCCATTTTGTGGTCAGCCAGTTTTTTAAGTGAATTATTTCCAAAATGGGACTGGAAGTTTGATATTTTAAAAAAAGCAGAAGCGCTTGTCATAAAGTACAGAGTCACCCTGGCCTGGGTCATGATCGTCTTTTCGGTCATCCTGGGTATTTATACGGGGATATTGCTCTCTGCCTTCAACGCCAGGCCGTTGTGGAATAACGCTATCCTGGGGCCTTTGTTCCTGACTTCGGGGTTGTCGACCGGTGCGGCTACCATCATGTGGATGGCCAAAACGCACCTGGAGCGCGATGCATTCCGTAAAATAGACTTACTACTTATTACGATAGAATTATTTTTCATCGTTCACCTGTTCATGGGATTCCTTGCCGGCCCCGAGGTGCAGCAGGAGGCTGCTCAGCTGTTCCTGGGCGGAGAGTACACGGTTCCCTTCTGGATCTTCGTTGTTTTCCTCGGACTGGTATTCCCGGGAGTGTTGGAAATTATGGAGATAAGAGGGTATAAAATTCCTGTTGCGCTGCCAGCGATCCTGATCCTCATCGGCGGATTGGTCTTTAGGTTTATTATGGTGGATGCGGGACAATTGACTAGATATTTATATTAA
- a CDS encoding 4Fe-4S dicluster domain-containing protein, with translation MRYAMAIDTKKCVGCSDCVVACQTENNVPIGYCRDWISETVDGTYPLLELELRSERCNHCADAPCVRCCPTGASHIVEGGVVLVTHDECIGCGACIESCPYDARYSHPDGYVDKCTFCIHRVRDGLKPACVSVCPTNCMYFGDLDDPNSEISHMLKKRKHKVLAPEAGTDPKVFYLI, from the coding sequence ATGAGATACGCGATGGCAATAGACACTAAAAAATGTGTCGGGTGTAGTGACTGCGTTGTCGCTTGCCAAACTGAAAATAATGTGCCGATAGGATATTGCAGAGATTGGATCAGTGAGACGGTCGACGGAACCTATCCGCTGCTGGAGCTTGAACTTCGCTCAGAACGATGCAACCATTGTGCCGATGCTCCTTGTGTGCGTTGTTGCCCTACCGGGGCCAGCCACATCGTGGAAGGGGGAGTCGTACTGGTGACCCACGACGAATGTATCGGTTGTGGAGCATGCATCGAGTCTTGTCCTTATGATGCCCGTTATTCTCACCCGGACGGATATGTGGATAAATGTACTTTCTGTATCCACAGGGTACGAGACGGGCTGAAGCCCGCTTGTGTTTCGGTATGTCCTACCAACTGTATGTATTTTGGTGATTTGGACGATCCCAACAGTGAGATTTCTCATATGTTGAAGAAAAGAAAACACAAAGTTCTGGCTCCCGAAGCAGGTACGGATCCTAAAGTATTTTATTTGATCTAA
- a CDS encoding YeeE/YedE family protein, which translates to MGPLIPNGFIDEGWAYAIAVVLGFFFGMVLEASGFSTSRKLVGSFYGYDFTVVRVFFTATVTALVGLLYFNYMGWLDMSKLYVMPTFLYPILVGGVIMGLGFVLGGFCPGTSICAAAIGKIDAMLFVVGAFFGIMVFSEAFPLIEDFYYSSNLGRLRINETLGISSGLFAFLFTMVALIAFGVGTLVKRRVKKVEY; encoded by the coding sequence ATGGGACCTTTAATTCCTAATGGGTTTATAGACGAAGGATGGGCATACGCCATTGCGGTGGTGTTGGGATTTTTCTTTGGAATGGTACTGGAAGCTTCGGGGTTTTCGACTTCCAGGAAGCTGGTGGGCTCCTTTTACGGGTATGACTTTACAGTGGTACGGGTATTTTTTACCGCTACAGTTACTGCACTGGTAGGGCTTTTATATTTTAACTATATGGGATGGCTGGACATGAGCAAATTGTATGTCATGCCTACCTTTTTATACCCGATCCTGGTAGGGGGTGTCATCATGGGACTGGGCTTTGTCCTCGGAGGTTTTTGTCCGGGAACGAGTATTTGCGCGGCCGCCATTGGTAAAATCGATGCCATGCTTTTTGTGGTGGGTGCTTTTTTTGGGATTATGGTTTTTTCAGAAGCCTTCCCGCTCATCGAAGACTTTTACTATAGTTCCAATCTCGGCAGGCTAAGAATAAATGAAACACTGGGCATTTCCAGCGGATTATTTGCCTTTTTGTTTACCATGGTGGCGCTGATTGCCTTTGGGGTAGGTACTTTGGTTAAGCGCAGGGTGAAAAAAGTAGAATATTAA
- a CDS encoding YeeE/YedE family protein, protein MSTKDKTPAPFLNPYFGGILLGVILLMTFYITGRGLGATGAIKSSVIATVQEISPQHANESDYYNLFIREDRNTLNTWLVFEAIGLIAGAFLSGALSRRLTWKVEHSPKITSRTRLIFAFLGGALFGIGSQFARGCTSGAALSGSAVLATSGFLAMISIFGSAYLFAYFARKLWI, encoded by the coding sequence ATGAGTACAAAAGATAAAACTCCGGCTCCTTTTTTGAATCCCTATTTTGGGGGTATTCTCCTGGGAGTAATATTATTGATGACCTTTTACATCACCGGTCGCGGACTGGGCGCAACGGGAGCCATTAAGAGTTCCGTTATAGCCACGGTACAGGAGATATCTCCTCAACACGCGAATGAATCGGATTATTATAATTTGTTTATCCGGGAAGACCGTAATACGTTGAACACCTGGCTCGTTTTCGAAGCCATCGGGTTAATCGCGGGAGCCTTTTTATCAGGCGCCTTGTCGAGGAGACTGACCTGGAAGGTGGAGCATTCTCCAAAGATTACTTCCCGTACCCGGTTGATATTTGCCTTTCTGGGGGGCGCGCTTTTTGGCATAGGCTCCCAGTTTGCGAGGGGTTGTACGAGCGGGGCGGCCCTGAGTGGTTCTGCGGTGCTGGCCACTTCCGGTTTTCTGGCGATGATCTCCATATTTGGGTCGGCATACCTTTTTGCCTATTTTGCCCGAAAACTATGGATTTGA